TACTTCATCTAAAACTATTTTTACTTCTTCTGCCATTATATTCTTATATTTTTACTATTCAACAATTGTTCCGATCTTTTCACCCGAAACTAATTTCACTAAATTATCTTCTTTATTAACATCGAAAACAATTATAGGTAAATTGTTTTCCTTACATAGTGTAAATGCCGTTTGATCCATAATTCTAAGATTTTTCTCAATAGCTTCATCAAAACTTACCGAATCATATTTCACAGCATCTTTATATTTTTCCGGATCTTTATCATAAACTCCGTCAACACGAGTTCCTTTAATTATTACGTTCGCCTTAATTTCAAGCGCTCTTAAAACGGCAGCAGTATCAGTAGTAAAAAAAGGATTTCCCGAACCGCCGGAAATTATTACAACAAAACCTTCTTCCAGATACTCAATTGCTTGTTTAGACGACATTGCTTCTGCTACCCTCTCAATCGGTAACCCCGACATTAATTTCGTTTTAATCCCAATTTCCGATAATACAGATTGTATTGCAATGGAGTTAATAGTTGTAGCAAGCATTCCCATATAATCACCCTGAATTCTATCAAAACCCTTAGAAGAACCTTGAACACCTCTGAAAATATTTCCTCCGCCTACAACAATACCAAGCTCAATTTTTTTATCGACAATTTTCTTGATTTCTCCCGCATAATACGCAAGAGCGGTAGAATCAAGTCCGTAAGCAGAATTCCCCATTAGGGATTCACCGCTGAGTTTTAAAAGAATTCGTTTCATAATATTTGGTTTCGGGTACCGGGATTAGGGTTTTGAATTTCGAGTATTACATCGGACTAAACGAGATATCTCACCCTTTTCTTTTCTCCATTTTATCTTTTTACCACTTTAACTAATCAGCATATTTACCAATTACCATATCAACTAATCAACATCCTGATATTGTCCGTGACAATTCTTATATTTCTTACCACTGCCGCAAGGACAAGGATCATTTCTGCCAACCTTTTTCTCAACTCTTACGGGTTGATGTTTTTGCTGTCCCTGAGTGTTGGAATGAGCCTGACTCAACAAGTCTTTTCTTTCCTCCTTTAACTGTTGTCTGTTAGCGGTTTTTACTTTCTGAGCTTCACGAACATTACTGTTATCTTCCATCATAGGCAAATTACCTCTTAGTAAGAAAGAAACAACTTCTCTGTTTGTCTTTTGAATCATAGCTTTAAACAACTCAAAAGATTCCAACTTATAAATCAAAAGAGGATCTTTCTGTTCATAAACAACGTTTTGGACAGATTGTTTAAGGTCGTCCATCTCTCTCAATTGATCTTTCCAGTTTTCGTCAATATAACCTAAAACAACGCTCTTCTCAATCGACAAAGGAATTTCATAATTCGGGTTTTCAATACATCTTGCAATATTTGCAACAATACCGCGCTGCTTTCTTCCGTCGGTAATAGGAATAATAATGTTTTTGTATTGCGGCTGAGTTTCCGAAATATGTTTGATAATAGGAAGAACTTTTTCCGCAATGTTAATACATTTATCTTTATAACTTTGATATACTTGATCAAAAACTATTTCAGTAACTTTATCCGCATGTTGGGATGAAAATTCCTGAAGAGTGATATTTGTTTCTGTTCCGGTGACAGTTAATAATTCCATCTTAAAGCCTTCAAAATCATTTGAAGCTTGGAAGGTATCAACAATAGTTTCAATTGCATCATAGAACATATTGGAAATATCAATTGACAGTCGCTCTCCGAAAAGGGCATGCTTACGTTTTTTATAGATTACATCCCTCTGGCCGCTCATTACGTCATCATACTCCAATAATCTCTTTCTAATACCGAAGTTATTTTCCTCAACTTTCTTTTGAGCACGTTCAATAGATTTTGTAATCATTGAATGTTGGATAACTTCGCCCTCCTGCAATCCGAGCCTGTCCATAATAGAAGCAACTCTTTCGGATCCGAACATCCTCATTAGGTCATCTTCCAAAGAAACAAAGAATTGGGAACTTCCGGGATCACCTTGACGGCCGGCACGACCGCGCAACTGTCTGTCGACACGGCGTGAATCATGGCGCTCGGTACCAACTATAGCGAGACCGCCCGCATCACGAACTTCAGGAGCAAGCTTAATATCTGTACCACGGCCAGCCATATTTGTTGCAATAGTAACAGTACCTTTCTTACCGGCTTCCGCAACAATATCAGCCTCTTTTTGGTGGAGTTTCGCATTGAGCACATTATGAGGAATCTTCTTTCTTGCAAGTAATTTACTGAGAAGCTCAGAAATTTCTACGGAAGTTGTACCCACAAGTACGGCACGACCTTCGGCAACAATTTTTTCAATCTCATCAGTAACGGCATTATATTTTTCGCGTTTTGTACGATAAACCAAATCCTCATGATCTAAGCGGGATATCTGTCTATTCGTCGGGATAACAACAACTTCGAGTTTGTATATATTCCAGAATTCACCGGCTTCCGTTTCGGCGGTACCCGTCATACCGGCCAACTTTTCATACATTCTGAAATAATTCTGTAAAGTAATTGTTGCATACGTTTGAGTTGCAGCTTCAACCTTTACATCTTCTTTAGCTTCAATAGCCTGATGCAATCCGTCGGAATATCTGCGACCTTCCATGATACGTCCGGTTTGCTCATCAACAATCTTAATCTTATTCTCGATGACAACATATTCCACATCTTTTTCGAAGAGTGCATAAGCTTTCAATAATTGATTTACGGTGTGAATTCTTTCCGCCTTGATTGTATAATTCTGAATTATTTCATTCTTTTTCTCAGCTTTTTCTATCGGTTGCAATTCTAATTTTTCCAATTCGGCCATATCGGAACCGATATCGGGCATGATATAAAAAGTAGGATCGTCAACCGTAGTATTCAACAATTCCATACCTTTTTCAGTAATATCAATTGTATTTGATTTCTCATCAATAACAAAGAAAAGCTCATCATCAATTATATGCATTTTCTTACCTTGTTCTTGAAGGTAGATATTTTCGGTTTTTTGAAGAAGAACTTTTTTACCCGGTTCACTTAAATATTTGATCAACGCACGATTTTTCGGCAATCCTCTATGTGCGCGAAGTAAAAGTTCTCCGCCGAGTTTTTGATTTTCGTTAGACGGTTCCTCATCAACAAGAAGTCTTTTTGCTTCGGCAAGAAATTTAGTAACTTCAGCTCTTTGTGCTTCGTATAACTTTCTAATAGCAGGTTTATATTGGTCGTATTCCTGTTGGTCGCCTTTTGGAGTCGGACCGGAAATAATCAAAGGAGTACGGGCATCATCAATCAAAACGGAGTCAACCTCATCGACGATTGCATAAACATGGTCGCGTTGCACGAGCTCTTCCGGATCACTTGTCATATTATCACGAAGATAATCGAAACCGAATTCGTTATTTGTACCGAAAGTAATATCACTGTTATAAGCATTTCTACGGGCTTCCGAGTTAGGTTCATGTTTATCAATACAATCAACAGTAAGACCATGAAATTGATACAGAACACCCATCCATTCCGAGTCACGTTTTGCAAGATAATCGTTTACGGTAACAATGTGTACACCTCTGCCTGTAAGAGCATTCAGATAAACCGGCAAAGTAGCTACCAAAGTTTTTCCTTCTCCAGTTGCCATTTCCGCAATTTTACCTTGATGAAGCACAACGCCGCCAAAAAGCTGTACATCATAATGAATCATGTTCCATGTTGTCGGATTACCTCCTGCCATCCAGGTATTTGAATAAATCGCTTTATCTCCGGATATCTTAACATTACCGAATTTCTCCGCAAGTTCTCTATCCATTTCCGTAGCACTTACGGTAATTTCGGTGTTTTCAGTAAAAAATTTAGCAGTAGCCTTCATCACTGCAAAA
Above is a window of Bacteroidales bacterium DNA encoding:
- the pyrH gene encoding UMP kinase; this translates as MKRILLKLSGESLMGNSAYGLDSTALAYYAGEIKKIVDKKIELGIVVGGGNIFRGVQGSSKGFDRIQGDYMGMLATTINSIAIQSVLSEIGIKTKLMSGLPIERVAEAMSSKQAIEYLEEGFVVIISGGSGNPFFTTDTAAVLRALEIKANVIIKGTRVDGVYDKDPEKYKDAVKYDSVSFDEAIEKNLRIMDQTAFTLCKENNLPIIVFDVNKEDNLVKLVSGEKIGTIVE
- the secA gene encoding preprotein translocase subunit SecA; translated protein: MASFFKDLFGTKSDRDIKSIKPIVNKINKEFDTISQLSPDELRKQTIEFKKYIRESGKEYESKIAAIKQKINENPDMDADGKEKLYDEIDKIKEQLKEKHKEVLDEILPKAFAVMKATAKFFTENTEITVSATEMDRELAEKFGNVKISGDKAIYSNTWMAGGNPTTWNMIHYDVQLFGGVVLHQGKIAEMATGEGKTLVATLPVYLNALTGRGVHIVTVNDYLAKRDSEWMGVLYQFHGLTVDCIDKHEPNSEARRNAYNSDITFGTNNEFGFDYLRDNMTSDPEELVQRDHVYAIVDEVDSVLIDDARTPLIISGPTPKGDQQEYDQYKPAIRKLYEAQRAEVTKFLAEAKRLLVDEEPSNENQKLGGELLLRAHRGLPKNRALIKYLSEPGKKVLLQKTENIYLQEQGKKMHIIDDELFFVIDEKSNTIDITEKGMELLNTTVDDPTFYIMPDIGSDMAELEKLELQPIEKAEKKNEIIQNYTIKAERIHTVNQLLKAYALFEKDVEYVVIENKIKIVDEQTGRIMEGRRYSDGLHQAIEAKEDVKVEAATQTYATITLQNYFRMYEKLAGMTGTAETEAGEFWNIYKLEVVVIPTNRQISRLDHEDLVYRTKREKYNAVTDEIEKIVAEGRAVLVGTTSVEISELLSKLLARKKIPHNVLNAKLHQKEADIVAEAGKKGTVTIATNMAGRGTDIKLAPEVRDAGGLAIVGTERHDSRRVDRQLRGRAGRQGDPGSSQFFVSLEDDLMRMFGSERVASIMDRLGLQEGEVIQHSMITKSIERAQKKVEENNFGIRKRLLEYDDVMSGQRDVIYKKRKHALFGERLSIDISNMFYDAIETIVDTFQASNDFEGFKMELLTVTGTETNITLQEFSSQHADKVTEIVFDQVYQSYKDKCINIAEKVLPIIKHISETQPQYKNIIIPITDGRKQRGIVANIARCIENPNYEIPLSIEKSVVLGYIDENWKDQLREMDDLKQSVQNVVYEQKDPLLIYKLESFELFKAMIQKTNREVVSFLLRGNLPMMEDNSNVREAQKVKTANRQQLKEERKDLLSQAHSNTQGQQKHQPVRVEKKVGRNDPCPCGSGKKYKNCHGQYQDVD